In a single window of the Prochlorococcus marinus CUG1415 genome:
- a CDS encoding DUF561 domain-containing protein: MSLINLLPQKIKEELRSKSLLKVISGLNNFDVESVKTIVEAASLGGADLVDIACKPELVDLALKNSSLVVCVSSVVPRLFQDSVKAGASLIEIGNYDTFYEKGINFSDEKVLNITKETRDLLPNVPLSVTVPHTMPIDKQVDLAMKLVEEGVDIIQTEGGTSSTPYSPGIQGFFEKSVPTLAATYAIHQEFKKQSLNIPIMSASGLSQVTCPLAISSGASAVGVGSAVNKLDDLISMIAVVRGLKESLKNSIIGEKIS, encoded by the coding sequence ATGAGTCTGATTAATCTTTTGCCACAAAAAATTAAAGAAGAGTTAAGAAGTAAATCTTTACTCAAAGTTATTTCAGGATTGAATAATTTTGATGTTGAATCTGTGAAAACAATTGTTGAGGCTGCTTCATTAGGAGGTGCTGATCTTGTCGATATTGCTTGTAAACCTGAACTCGTTGATTTAGCACTTAAGAATTCTTCATTAGTCGTATGTGTGAGTTCAGTAGTGCCAAGATTGTTTCAAGATTCTGTAAAAGCAGGAGCATCATTAATTGAGATAGGAAATTATGATACTTTTTATGAAAAAGGCATTAATTTTTCAGATGAAAAAGTTTTAAACATTACTAAAGAGACGAGGGATTTATTGCCTAATGTTCCTTTATCAGTAACTGTTCCTCATACTATGCCAATTGATAAACAAGTTGATCTTGCTATGAAGTTAGTGGAAGAAGGTGTTGATATTATTCAAACAGAAGGTGGTACGAGTTCTACTCCTTACTCTCCAGGAATTCAAGGCTTTTTTGAGAAATCAGTACCAACTCTTGCAGCTACCTATGCTATTCATCAAGAATTTAAGAAACAATCTCTGAATATACCAATCATGAGTGCCTCTGGATTAAGCCAAGTAACTTGTCCACTAGCAATATCCTCGGGAGCATCAGCAGTTGGCGTTGGATCTGCAGTTAATAAATTAGATGATTTAATATCAATGATTGCGGTTGTTAGGGGCTTAAAAGAATCTTTGAAAAATTCAATAATTGGAGAAAAAATTTCTTAA
- the tilS gene encoding tRNA lysidine(34) synthetase TilS, translating to MSDRDLTQKNWSSWHHLLHKEILSKKTLIPKGSNILISVSGGQDSMALLTLIDDLKKNHSWSISVWHGDHQWHEKSSLYAFELKSYCKDKNISFYFDKANKEDIFSEEKAREWRYKKLCERAKTLLNKNQPKNNVYLLTGHTSSDNAETFILNLSRGSNFAGLSNIASKKLIGNQFFLIRPLLIFSREDTKKFCNDMNIPVWEDPTNSDLKLKRNLVRKKIIPTLEGIYPGCSERINNFSQKMSNYNNERNDLSELAYLYCQDVKGIKRSLLNSMCIEARCTILNRFLKEISIKQYSSKNLAKLATSIYEKNKGQIHLQEFLKIVWNKNYVNFEKS from the coding sequence ATGTCTGATAGAGATTTAACTCAGAAAAATTGGTCATCATGGCATCATCTGCTTCATAAGGAGATTCTTAGCAAAAAAACATTAATTCCCAAAGGATCAAATATTTTAATCAGTGTTTCCGGGGGACAAGACTCCATGGCCTTATTAACCCTAATTGATGACCTAAAAAAAAATCATAGTTGGTCTATTAGTGTTTGGCATGGTGATCATCAGTGGCACGAAAAATCCTCACTATATGCTTTTGAATTAAAAAGTTATTGCAAAGATAAAAATATTTCATTCTATTTTGATAAGGCAAATAAAGAAGATATTTTTTCAGAAGAAAAAGCAAGAGAATGGAGATATAAAAAATTATGTGAAAGAGCCAAAACTTTATTAAACAAGAACCAGCCAAAAAACAATGTTTATTTATTAACTGGTCATACTAGTAGTGATAACGCAGAAACATTTATCCTAAATTTATCTCGAGGTAGCAATTTTGCAGGTCTCAGTAATATTGCAAGCAAAAAATTAATAGGAAATCAATTTTTTTTAATAAGGCCATTATTAATTTTTAGTAGAGAAGACACAAAAAAATTCTGTAATGATATGAATATCCCAGTCTGGGAAGACCCAACAAATTCAGATCTTAAATTAAAAAGAAATTTAGTAAGAAAAAAAATTATTCCTACATTAGAGGGCATCTATCCTGGTTGTTCAGAAAGGATAAATAATTTTTCCCAAAAAATGAGCAACTATAATAATGAACGGAATGATCTTAGTGAACTCGCATACTTATATTGTCAAGACGTGAAAGGTATCAAAAGGAGTCTCTTAAATAGTATGTGTATTGAAGCGCGGTGCACAATCTTAAATAGATTTTTAAAAGAAATATCTATAAAGCAATATAGTTCTAAAAATCTGGCAAAATTAGCAACTTCAATTTATGAAAAAAATAAAGGTCAAATTCACTTGCAAGAGTTTTTGAAAATTGTTTGGAATAAAAACTATGTAAATTTTGAAAAAAGTTAA
- a CDS encoding ribonuclease J, whose protein sequence is MQLSTNSTVNRSTNASSRSKSNSPALRVIPLGGLHEIGKNTCVFEYGDELMLVDAGLAFPSDGMHGVNVVMPDTTFLRENQRRIKGMIVTHGHEDHIGGISHHLKHFNIPIIYGPRLAMSMLRGKMEEAGVSDRTTIQTVNPRDVVKVGQHFSVEFIRNTHSICDSFSLAVTTPVGTIIFTGDFKFDHMPIDGEQFDIERMAYYGEKGVLCMFSDSTNAEVPGFCPSEKTIYPSLEKHIAEAKERVIITTFASSVHRVTMCLELAMKHGRKVGLLGRSMINVIAKARDIGYMKCPDDLFVPIKQIRDLPDRETLLLMTGSQGEPLAALSRISRGEHQHVRLKTTDTVIFSASPIPGNTISVVNTIDRLMKLGAKVVYGKGENIHVSGHGFQEDQKLMLALAKPKFFVPVHGEHRMLVCHGKSAQTMGVPKDNILIIENGDVVELTSNSIQKGDPVKAGVELLDNSRNGIVDARVLKERQQLAVDGVVTVLAPISTDGKMVAPPRVNLRGVITTAEPRKMSMWTEREISWVLENRWKQLSRQTGPNNFEVDWIGVQREIEHGLSRRMRRELQVEPLILCLVQPAPSGTRAYVPKITEEQNFSQRNRNNHNFQKKSNNNHSNSSNNTQNTQKSPKVSQNPSADTAKEDSFEGRTRRRRSAVTS, encoded by the coding sequence ATGCAATTAAGTACCAATTCAACTGTAAATAGATCTACCAACGCTTCATCAAGATCTAAAAGTAATTCCCCAGCTTTAAGAGTAATACCTCTTGGAGGATTACATGAAATTGGAAAAAACACTTGTGTTTTTGAATACGGTGATGAACTGATGCTTGTTGACGCTGGTCTTGCTTTCCCATCTGATGGAATGCATGGTGTGAATGTTGTTATGCCTGATACAACTTTTTTAAGAGAAAATCAAAGAAGAATTAAAGGTATGATTGTAACTCATGGTCATGAAGATCATATTGGAGGTATTTCTCATCATCTAAAGCATTTTAATATTCCAATTATTTATGGCCCTAGGCTAGCCATGTCAATGCTGAGGGGAAAGATGGAGGAGGCAGGAGTATCCGATAGAACGACTATACAAACTGTGAATCCAAGGGATGTGGTTAAGGTTGGCCAACATTTTTCAGTTGAATTTATTCGAAATACACATTCAATTTGTGATAGTTTTTCGTTGGCAGTTACTACTCCTGTTGGAACAATTATTTTCACGGGCGATTTTAAATTTGATCATATGCCAATAGATGGTGAGCAATTTGATATTGAGAGAATGGCTTATTACGGGGAGAAAGGTGTTTTATGTATGTTTAGCGACTCTACTAATGCTGAAGTCCCTGGTTTTTGTCCGTCGGAAAAAACTATTTATCCATCTTTAGAAAAACATATTGCTGAAGCAAAAGAACGCGTAATTATTACCACTTTTGCAAGCTCTGTCCATAGAGTAACAATGTGTTTGGAACTAGCTATGAAACATGGCAGAAAGGTTGGTTTGTTAGGTAGATCAATGATTAATGTTATTGCTAAGGCGAGAGATATTGGTTATATGAAATGTCCTGATGATCTTTTTGTTCCGATAAAACAAATTAGAGACTTACCGGATAGAGAGACTTTACTATTAATGACTGGAAGTCAAGGAGAGCCCCTAGCAGCGTTAAGTAGAATATCTCGTGGTGAACATCAGCATGTCCGTCTGAAGACTACTGATACGGTGATATTTTCAGCGAGTCCAATTCCTGGCAATACTATTTCTGTGGTTAATACAATAGATAGATTAATGAAACTTGGAGCAAAAGTTGTTTATGGCAAGGGAGAAAATATACATGTTTCTGGGCATGGTTTTCAAGAGGATCAAAAGTTAATGTTGGCCCTCGCTAAACCTAAGTTTTTTGTCCCAGTTCATGGAGAACATAGGATGCTTGTTTGTCATGGCAAGAGCGCACAAACTATGGGAGTTCCAAAGGATAACATCTTAATCATTGAAAATGGAGATGTAGTTGAGTTGACATCTAATTCTATTCAAAAAGGTGATCCTGTAAAAGCAGGAGTTGAATTACTTGATAACTCACGTAATGGAATAGTAGATGCTCGAGTTTTAAAAGAAAGGCAGCAATTAGCTGTGGATGGTGTGGTAACAGTTTTAGCTCCTATTAGTACAGATGGGAAGATGGTTGCGCCTCCCAGAGTTAATTTAAGAGGAGTTATCACTACTGCAGAACCAAGAAAAATGTCTATGTGGACAGAACGTGAAATTAGCTGGGTCTTAGAAAATAGATGGAAACAATTATCTAGACAAACTGGGCCGAATAATTTTGAAGTAGATTGGATTGGTGTACAAAGAGAAATTGAACATGGCTTATCGAGAAGAATGAGAAGAGAGTTACAAGTTGAGCCACTTATTTTGTGTTTAGTTCAACCTGCCCCAAGTGGAACTCGTGCTTATGTTCCAAAGATTACCGAAGAGCAAAATTTTTCTCAAAGAAATAGAAATAATCATAATTTCCAAAAGAAATCAAACAATAATCATTCAAATAGTTCAAATAACACGCAAAATACCCAAAAAAGTCCAAAAGTTTCACAGAATCCATCAGCTGATACTGCTAAAGAAGATTCATTTGAAGGTAGAACAAGAAGAAGAAGATCTGCTGTCACCTCTTAA
- the dapA gene encoding 4-hydroxy-tetrahydrodipicolinate synthase, whose amino-acid sequence MIKDKTKCTNPLFGRILTAMVTPFTENGDVDYELAIKLSNFLFENGSDGIVLCGTTGESPTLSWEEQHDLFIAVKGSLDSSCKVIVGTGSNCTSEAVEATQKAYLSGADGALVVVPYYNKPPQEGLYKHFSFIANSAKDLPIMLYNIPGRTGCNLLPDTVKKLMDCSNILSIKAASGRIEEVTELRAICGSELSVYSGDDSLLLPMLSVGAVGVVSVASHLVGLQLKEMIESFQSGKVSDALAIHEKLQPLFKALFMTTNPIPIKAALELSGWNVGNPRSPLSPLTADMKKQLSFILKSL is encoded by the coding sequence ATGATTAAAGACAAAACTAAGTGTACTAATCCATTATTTGGAAGAATATTGACTGCAATGGTTACTCCATTTACTGAAAATGGAGATGTAGATTATGAACTAGCTATAAAACTCTCAAATTTTCTTTTTGAGAACGGTTCTGATGGCATTGTGCTTTGTGGTACTACTGGCGAATCCCCTACCCTTTCATGGGAGGAACAACATGATTTGTTTATTGCAGTAAAAGGATCTTTGGATTCGAGCTGTAAAGTAATAGTTGGTACTGGTAGTAATTGTACAAGCGAGGCTGTAGAAGCTACACAAAAAGCCTACTTATCTGGGGCTGACGGTGCTTTGGTTGTTGTTCCATATTACAATAAGCCACCTCAAGAAGGTCTTTATAAACATTTCAGTTTCATTGCTAATTCTGCAAAGGATTTGCCTATAATGCTTTACAACATACCTGGAAGGACAGGTTGCAATTTATTACCTGATACTGTGAAGAAACTTATGGATTGTTCCAATATTCTCAGTATTAAAGCGGCAAGCGGTAGAATAGAAGAAGTAACAGAACTACGAGCTATTTGTGGCTCTGAACTCTCTGTATATAGTGGCGACGATTCATTGTTGCTTCCAATGTTATCTGTGGGTGCTGTAGGAGTTGTAAGTGTTGCAAGTCATTTAGTTGGCTTGCAATTGAAAGAGATGATTGAATCCTTTCAAAGTGGAAAAGTATCCGATGCGCTTGCTATTCATGAAAAACTTCAGCCTCTTTTTAAGGCACTTTTTATGACTACTAATCCCATTCCAATAAAGGCTGCTTTAGAGCTGTCTGGATGGAATGTAGGTAATCCAAGAAGTCCTTTGTCACCATTAACTGCGGACATGAAAAAGCAACTATCTTTTATCCTGAAATCCTTATAA